CTTCATCTTGCAGACGCAGGAACCACACAATCGCTGATCCTGCTAACAGCGAGGCGCTAGCGACACCGAGACTGATCATTCGCCTTGAACGCTTAACGTTAGCTGCACAGGTTTCACAATGTGGAATATTCAGCTTCATTTCGTTGGCTGACGGGACAGTGAACCCATGACCCGACTGCACTCCCTCCAAGCACTCGCAGCACACCAGTGGAAATGAATTGCGTCCGATTTGAAACTCGTGCCACGTTGACTCTACAGCAGTGGCTCGCCAAACAGCCTGCGGGCGCAGCTCTCCCGTGTTTGGGTCCTCCAGTAATGCCGGAGGTGTGCCCGCCGGTAATCGCGGCAACAAAGGGAAATTTAAATTTGGCCGTATCCGAGCTCGAAGCCAATTCCGAAACACGATGACAAGCCCGCCAAGAGAGAGGAATACGATAGGCCCAACGTAAAGGAAGTAGGGGAGAGCAACGCGATCCTGTGGAGGGCCTTTGTATATGAACCATGCTCCAATCAATGATGCGACCGTGCCAAAGAAAGCTATCCCAACAGCCAAAACCACAGCGTTTCTGTATCGCCCTTTGCGATATCCATTCACCAACTCATCGTTAATCCAGTTGCACTTGGGGCACGGAACAAGTTCCGCTTCAAAGGCAAGGCGATCAACGAGATCGCGTTTTGCTCGCTTGTCAGCATCACTGGCCGCAGTCGAGCCGCCAATTCCGTAGACCGCGACCCCAGCACCACTTCCAACGCGAGCTAGCTCAAAGAAAAACTCGCAATGGCACTTGTCGCATCTCACCGCGACGACGCGCAGACCCGCCTGCGAAGATTGAACGCGTTCCTGAAAATAAACAACCATCTAACGGCTCGTGTCAGTACAATACAAATTCCAATAACGCTACGAATCACGAGGTATGCAGACCAAATCGAAAGAGTTGGAACTGCGACAGAACTTAATGAATCAAGAAAGGCCGAATTGCCGCGTGAGCAGCATACTCACGTGCATTCGATTGTTCTGTCCTCATGATATCCGCAGGACGTCGCGATGGATATGGGCGCATCCGCCCTCATGCAGTTGTCATCGTGTCATGTAGGAGACTGAGGCTCTTCCGAGATCGTCGTCGTACACGCCGACGTAGCCGACATCGCCATCCATGCCATCGAATACGTACCCGGACGACATCATTTTGGAGTCAAGTGAGCTGTCAGCCGGAATAAAGAGATGTTTTCCGTTGCGTACTTCTTCTAACTTCCATCGCCGCTTGTCTACCCATTTTAGGAACGACGCCTTGGAGATCGAAAAGTCAGCACGCGATGACCATACAGTTGACGCATAGTTGACGTCCTTCGCATCGGCGGGTATTTCGAATCGCTGATGGATACGCGAATTGGCAGTGCCAGCATCGACCCCGTGACCATTACGGGTGCGAAGACCGTTTACCAACCAAATGAGGCCGCAGATCCCAACGACGGTCAGTATGATGTGTCGAAGAGTCATTGGCAGTAGTGACGATTAGTCGACAGAACGACGGACATCACCGAGTCGACCGAGTTAACATGACTTCAAGTAAACCGACGTGGCTGACTTCGGTGCATGTCATGGTTCGCCGCCGTCCGGACCTGCCGGGCAACTGCGACATCTCAATCGAGTGTAGCATATCGACCTTTTACGATCAAGAATCGAGCGCGCAACACGTATGCTCGAAGTCTCATTACCGCCCAACCATATCGAGCAATTTCGTTACCACTTGAGGGGTCGAATCGCATTGGCCAGTAAGGCCCATCGAGTGCGTTTCGATCTGCCGCAAGTGCGCTGTCAGTTTGTGTGCGTCCGCACCATCGAGCAACATTGCAGCGATCGTCGGGGCATACGCATCGTATTCACCCGTTGCCTCATCGAAGCAGTTGACGCCGATTGGATCCCAATCGCGCCAAAGGCAGTCTCGGACGCGCGTGTGAAGCTCAGTATATGAAGGCGTGTCCATGCGGATAGCGTCGCGATCGTGGTTGCGTCCGCAATTGTGTAGGGGAACGTCCGGCATCACCGGGCGGGGAGTTTGTTGTTACACACAAGTCTCGCCTCAGATTGTGACGTTGGTGACTGGCTTAAGTCAAGCTAAATTGATAGGGCGAGGAAACGGTGGTCCTGGAACAAGTCGATCACAGAGGAAGCCGACGATGACAAGTCAGTGGGTCATGGATGAAATGGAAACTGCCGATCTTCGCGACAAACGCCTCGAACGCAGACTGGTTGAGTTGCTCGACACGCTTTCGCAAGCATCCACCTCAAGTATTCCCGCGGCCTGTCACGACCGGGCAGAGATGGTCGCCGCCTACCGGTTCTTTGACAACGACAAGGTTGGTTTCGAAGAGGTACTCGCACCTCATATCGACGCCACTTACGAGTGAATGAAGTCTCAAAAAGTAGTGCTCTTGGTGCAAGACACCACGGAACTGGACCTGACGCGACCCAGTAGCGAAGTCGAGGGTGCCGGACCAATGGGCACCGGTCGTCGTAGCGGTGGGTTCATGCACTTAATGCACGCTTTCACTCCCGACGGCACACCCCTGGGGAGTGTTTCGGCCGAAGCGTGGACGCGAGAGCCCAAAGACGACAAGCCCAAGGCAAAGCGGTGTTCAAGCGAGCGAAGGATGCAGATCAAGCGAAAGCCGTTTGAAGAGAAGGAGACCCATCGCTGGCTCACCATGTCACAACACTGTGCCGAAGTGAAAGCGCATTGCCCTGAGACCCTGTTCGTGATGCTGGCCGACCGGGAATCCGACATCACCGAAGTGCTCGACTACTGTCGCAGCCAAGACCAGTTTGACTGGGTGATTCGGATTGACGGAAGCCGGTTTTTGAACAAGGAACAGTTTCGAGATCGCACGGTCGCGATCCGAGAAGAACGGGGAAATCGCAAGTTCCTGTATCAAAAAACGCTCGACGTCCGCGGTCGGACGGCATGGGGAAGCGCAGGGCTTAAACATCGACCCGGCAAAGCCGATCGCAGTGCTCGCGAAGTGACGCTGAACGATCCTCGTGCCGGTCACTACGACGGGGGCACCGTCAATGCGGTGCTGGTTCGAGAGACCAAACCGAACGGCAAAGATGATCCGATCGAATACCTGATGCTAACAAGCCTTCCGATCAAGACGCACAAGCAAGTAGACCTTGTCATTGAATATTACTTAATGCGTTGGATGATTGAGCTATTTTTCAAAGTCCTAAAAAGCGGTTGTAAGATTGAGTCACGCCGATTCGAGCACATCGTTCGCTTCTTACCGTCGTGAGCACTTTACATGATCATCGCTTGGCGAAGCCTGTATATATGCAGAGTCAGCCGGACACACGCCGATGCGTCATGCGAAAAGGTTTACACCGCAGCGGAATGGAAGAGCGTGTGGCAAGTAGTTCGCAAAATTCGGCCACCACGCAAGCCACCAACACTCATGGAGATGACCAAGATCGTTGCCGAACTTGGCGGCTACATCAATCGCAAAAACACGGGCCCGCCGGGACCTCAATCAATGTGGCTCGGACTTCAAGCGATGCATATCATGGCGGCGTGCTGGATGGCATTTGGTCCAGGAGCCGATCAAAAATGTGTGTAACAACGAGGGAATGGGCGAACGACTTGCAAGCAGACGAGAAAACGGACCACCC
The DNA window shown above is from Allorhodopirellula heiligendammensis and carries:
- a CDS encoding IS4/Tn5 family transposase DNA-binding protein yields the protein MTSQWVMDEMETADLRDKRLERRLVELLDTLSQASTSSIPAACHDRAEMVAAYRFFDNDKVGFEEVLAPHIDATYE
- a CDS encoding IS4 family transposase, which produces MKSQKVVLLVQDTTELDLTRPSSEVEGAGPMGTGRRSGGFMHLMHAFTPDGTPLGSVSAEAWTREPKDDKPKAKRCSSERRMQIKRKPFEEKETHRWLTMSQHCAEVKAHCPETLFVMLADRESDITEVLDYCRSQDQFDWVIRIDGSRFLNKEQFRDRTVAIREERGNRKFLYQKTLDVRGRTAWGSAGLKHRPGKADRSAREVTLNDPRAGHYDGGTVNAVLVRETKPNGKDDPIEYLMLTSLPIKTHKQVDLVIEYYLMRWMIELFFKVLKSGCKIESRRFEHIVRFLPS
- a CDS encoding IS4 family transposase encodes the protein MIIAWRSLYICRVSRTHADASCEKVYTAAEWKSVWQVVRKIRPPRKPPTLMEMTKIVAELGGYINRKNTGPPGPQSMWLGLQAMHIMAACWMAFGPGADQKCV